One genomic region from Colletes latitarsis isolate SP2378_abdomen chromosome 10, iyColLati1, whole genome shotgun sequence encodes:
- the LOC143346237 gene encoding post-GPI attachment to proteins factor 2-like isoform X2 — protein MELNNVGSNKSSIYMAISFKKLCLATVSLPLVTLLVCFITAYIFQQDDIHETHCRVYNVLPSISAITGISPQRYLWRICIALHIGPRLIIANVYRSYYHNILKAVEDVPLRIMGCRLLNLCYWLNIAEVAALCGVTYISNRENYSVHEKIFIAFMISSLTYMLTAVRLGRLVTPNAQSLQYKQALFVTSLISTIGLIIFFLKHRLLCHDLESIQNDLRQLSTNFHL, from the exons ATGGAGTTAAATAATGTCGGAAGCAACAAAAGCTCAATATATATGGCAatatcatttaaaaaattatgtttggcaaCAGTGTCCTTACCTCTTGTTACTCTTTTAGTCTGTTTCATTACAGCATATATCTTCCAACAAGATGACATTCATGAAACACATTGTAGG GTTTACAATGTACTTCCATCAATCTCAGCCATTACTGGCATATCTCCTCAAAGATATTTGTGGCGTATATGTATAGCATTACATATTGGTCCTCGTCTAATTATAGCCAATGTTTATCGTTCATATTATCATAATATACTGAAAGCAGTTGAGGACGTACCTTTGAGAATTATGGGATGTAGACTTTTAAATTTATGTTATTGGTTGAATATCGCAGAAGTAGCAGCCTTATGTGGCGTTACATATATCTCCAAcagggaaaattatt cggtgcatgaaaaaattttcattgcCTTCATGATTAGCTCTCTTACATATATGCTAACAGCAGTAAGACTTGGTCGCCTTGTGACGCCAAATGCACAAAGTCTTCAATACAAACAGGCACTTTTTGTAACAAGTCTTATTAGTACTATTGGACTTATAATTTTCTTCCTAAAACACAGATTACTGTGCCACGATCTAG aaaGTATTCAAAATGATCTCCGTCAACTTTCAACTAACTTTCACCTGTAA
- the LOC143347137 gene encoding integrator complex subunit 12 translates to MFEDTEDISDVEEDFYNALALLRSTDEDSTEKLRKMLDALIERKYGFDKILMANIPKKFLQNTKIHGKTVSNNGLEKLDVVSRRPGNTSQKSMNLIFLDNAKDNTCNPIKIFEADVEDYSEKGDIPRISIPDEGSIDLLLCKICNGAKLGPLILLECQDCQEVYHPLCHQPPVVDIDVYDPRIVWRCSKCTDTASVNTDLDFDETKPKRFCWHNDTDDAKEEASMNTEKLEKTDTHLLENETSIVDQVLPDTYQKIGCIDEGTIFAKDSLQLTQKIMRSVCSNQLKKRIGSKLSVTRPVTK, encoded by the exons ATGTTCGAGGATACGGAAGATATATCTGACGTCGAGGAAGATTTCTATAACGCACTAGCGCTGTTACGTTCGACGGACGAGGATAGCACGGAGAAACTTCGTAAAATGTTAGACGCGCTCATCGAGAGGAAGTACGGTTttgacaaaattttaatggcaaacATACCGAAGAAATTTCTACAAAATACCAAAATTCATGGGAAAACAGTCTCGAACAACGGATTAGAGAAGCTCGACGTCGTCTCGCGCAGGCCCGGAAATACCTCTCAGAAATCCATGAATCTGATATTCTTGGATAATGCAAAAGACAATACATGCAAtccaataaaaatattcgaggcAGACGTTGAGGATTATAGTGAGAAAGGAGACATTCCGAGGATATCTATACCGGACGAGGGATCGATAGATCTGCTTCTGTGCAAG ATCTGTAACGGAGCAAAATTGGGACCACTGATTCTATTGGAGTGTCAAGACTGTCAAGAAGTCTACCACCCTCTGTGTCACCAGCCTCCAGTCGTTGACATCGACGTCTACGATCCTAGAATCGTCTGGCGCTGTAGTAAATGCACGGACACCGCTTCCGTAAACACCGATCTCGATTTCGACGAAACGAAACCGAAAAGATTTTGTTGGCACAACGATACGGACGACGCGAAAGAAGAAGCTTCTATGAACACCGAAAAATTGGAAAAAACGGATACGCATCTTTTGGAAAACGAAACTAGTATCGTCGATCAAGTGTTACCTG ATACTTATCAAAAGATTGGTTGTATCGACGAAGGTACGATATTTGCGAAAGATTCTTTGCAGTTAACTCAGAAGATAATGAGAAGTGTATGCTCGAATCAGTTAAAGAAACGAATCGGATCAAAACTTTCAGTGACTCGCCCTGTTACTAAGTAA
- the LOC143346237 gene encoding post-GPI attachment to proteins factor 2-like isoform X1, which produces MELNNVGSNKSSIYMAISFKKLCLATVSLPLVTLLVCFITAYIFQQDDIHETHCRVYNVLPSISAITGISPQRYLWRICIALHIGPRLIIANVYRSYYHNILKAVEDVPLRIMGCRLLNLCYWLNIAEVAALCGVTYISNRENYSVHEKIFIAFMISSLTYMLTAVRLGRLVTPNAQSLQYKQALFVTSLISTIGLIIFFLKHRLLCHDLAFSWFSLCEYVIASANMGFHVTVVLDFPKEHLVVGNGISALKVE; this is translated from the exons ATGGAGTTAAATAATGTCGGAAGCAACAAAAGCTCAATATATATGGCAatatcatttaaaaaattatgtttggcaaCAGTGTCCTTACCTCTTGTTACTCTTTTAGTCTGTTTCATTACAGCATATATCTTCCAACAAGATGACATTCATGAAACACATTGTAGG GTTTACAATGTACTTCCATCAATCTCAGCCATTACTGGCATATCTCCTCAAAGATATTTGTGGCGTATATGTATAGCATTACATATTGGTCCTCGTCTAATTATAGCCAATGTTTATCGTTCATATTATCATAATATACTGAAAGCAGTTGAGGACGTACCTTTGAGAATTATGGGATGTAGACTTTTAAATTTATGTTATTGGTTGAATATCGCAGAAGTAGCAGCCTTATGTGGCGTTACATATATCTCCAAcagggaaaattatt cggtgcatgaaaaaattttcattgcCTTCATGATTAGCTCTCTTACATATATGCTAACAGCAGTAAGACTTGGTCGCCTTGTGACGCCAAATGCACAAAGTCTTCAATACAAACAGGCACTTTTTGTAACAAGTCTTATTAGTACTATTGGACTTATAATTTTCTTCCTAAAACACAGATTACTGTGCCACGATCTAG CATTTAGTTGGTTTTCCTTATGCGAGTATGTGATTGCCTCTGCAAACATGGGTTTTCATGTTACTGTAGTTCTAGACTTTCCCAAAGAGCATCTGGTTGTTGGGAATGGTATATCTGCCTTAAAGGTGGAATAA
- the Rbm13 gene encoding RNA-binding motif protein 13, translating to MQHDDVVWSVINKSFCSFKVNTKSQKFCRNEYNLTGLCSRASCPLANSQYATVREENGIIYLYMRTAERVHFPKNAWEKVKLSRNFEKAIAQINENLLYWPGFVKAKCKQRFVKITQYLIRMRKLRLRRQKQIVPIQRKIERRERRREEKALIAARLETAIEKQLVERLKQGMYNNIYNFPQKVFDKAVEAVEVDGEHEKESEEEYEKETEIEKEVEMELEADEREIERERNEPHYVEAETDEEDENDDFDIEELLVDEDSDSGQKEEVELSDDFESETSDIEDMVPSTSKKAKRPKVSKKGKMQKKARPKVEIEYEVEEESRQRIQA from the exons ATGCAGCACGACGAT GTTGTGTGGAGCGTTATCAATAAGTCATTTTGTTCTTTCAAAGTAAA tacCAAGTCACAGAAATTTTGCCGCAACGAATACAATCTTACGGGTTTATGCAGTAGAGCATCTTGTCCTCTTGCAAACAGTCAGTATGCCACTGTTAGAGAAGAAAATGGTATTATTTACCTCTACATGAGAACAGCAGAAag AGTGCATTTTCCAAAAAATGCATGGGAGAAAGTGAAGCTTTCTAGAAATTTTGAGAAGGCAATAGCTCAAATcaatgaaaatttattatattggcCAGGTTTTGTAAAAGCAAAATGTAAACAGAGATTTGTAAAAATTACACAGTATCTTATACGTATGAGAAAATTAAGGCTAAGGAGGCAGAAACAAATTGTACCAATCCAAAGAAAGATTGAAAGAAGAGAAAGACGTAGGGAAGAAAAGGCTCTTATTGCTGCTAGATTAGAAACAGCAATAGAAAAGCAACTTGTGGAACGATTGAAGCAAGGCATG tacaatAATATATACAATTTCCCACAAAAAGTGTTTGATAAAGCTGTGGAAGCTGTTGAAGTTGATGGTGAACATGAAAAAGAAAGTGAAGAAGAATATGAAAAAGAGACAGAAATTGAGAAAGAAGTGGAAATGGAACTAGAAGCAGATGAAAGAGAAATAGAAAGAGAAAGAAATGAACCACATTATGTGGAAGCAGAGACTGATGAAGAAGATGAAAATGACGATTTTGACATTGAAGAACTATTAGTG GATGAAGATAGTGACTCGGGACAAAAAGAAGAAGTTGAATTGTCAGACGATTTCGAATCTGAAACAAGTGATATTGag GATATGGTACCCTCTACCAGCAAAAAAGCAAAACGACCGAAAGTAAGTAAAAAGGGCAAAATGCAAAAGAAAGCCCGTCCGAAAGTGGAAATTGAGTACGAAGTCGAAGAAGAGTCGCGTCAAAGAATACAggcataa
- the LOC143346238 gene encoding uncharacterized protein LOC143346238 encodes MKNLIIAIVLISPCLGDVSHLLSEYSTTTTPPPPPRPYKFQYQAGRYPGNVDRIHQESGDGSGHVLGSYSFIDPKHKVRTVQYSADESGFHASLINYEDTVAQPVDSEAVRLAKEKHYRLYQKIAAANAHGVPANLPRDSASVGRAKDRHAQLYQKIAEEHAAIAAQRETERLAYEATSAINDVNLNHGY; translated from the exons ATGAAGAATCTAATC ATCGCAATCGTTCTGATTAGCCCCTGCTTGGGGGACGTATCACATCTTTTATCAGAATATTCAACAACCACGACGCCACCCCCACCACCCAGACCTTACAAGTTTCAATATCAGGCAGGACGATATCCTGGAAATGTCGATCGAATTCATCAAGAAAGTGGAGACGGTTCTGGACACGTCCTAG GATCTTATTCTTTCATCGATCCCAAACACAAAGTACGAACGGTGCAATACTCGGCTGATGAAAGTGGATTTCATGCCTCCTTAATAAATTATGAAGACACAGTTGCGCAACCTGTCGATTCTGAAGCAGTGAGGCTTGCTAAAGAGAAACATTATCGACTTTACCAGAAGATCGCTGCAGCAAACGCTCACGGTGTTCCGGCGAATCTCCCGCGA GATTCCGCGAGCGTGGGGCGAGCGAAGGACAGGCATGCTCAGTTGTATCAGAAGATTGCTGAGGAACACGCTGCGATCGCCGCTCAAAGAGAAACTGAACGATTAGCTTACGAGGCCACTTCTGCCATTAATGATGTAAATCTTAATCATGGATATTGA
- the Vps37b gene encoding vacuolar protein sorting 37B, whose product MFKSNQEPDIPAALGLLSHLNNDELDELLHNDSKFEDIVKDIKQFKDLETEKEMLMASNRSLAEFNLSKQPELQESKQGLKELSEKGNVLCTNVKEKLDEIKEKSGEMTADTALDLLQTAAAEIEEESETIAGKFLAGDMEVDEFLEQFLSRRKLMHLRKVKVDKLKELIRKSHFTIGDPGYPVASNFPSIAPAIPYPTGPVSMPMPVPSGLPHYRPY is encoded by the exons aTGTTCAAATCAAATCAAGAACCTGACATACCTGCAGCATTAGGTCTACTTTCACATCTAAATAATGATGAACTTGATGAATTATTACATAATGATAGCAAGTTTGAAGATATTGTAAAAGATATAAAGCAG ttTAAGGATTTGGAAACAGAAAAGGAAATGTTAATGGCCAGTAATAGATCTTTGGCAGAATTTAATTTGTCAAAACAGCCAGAATTACAAGAAAGTAAACAAGGTTTAAAAGAACTTAGTGAAAAAGGAAATGTGTTATGTACAAATGTAAAGGAAAAATTGGAtgaaataa AGGAAAAGTCTGGAGAAATGACTGCTGATACTGCATTAGATTTGTTGCAAACAGCTGCTGCTGAAATTGAAGAAGAATCAGAG ACTATAGCAGGGAAATTTTTGGCTGGAGACATGGAAGTTGACGAATTTTTAGAGCAATTTTTATCACGAAGAAAACTGATGCATCTACGCAAAGTGAAAGTAGATAAGTTAAAAGAGTTAATAAGGAAATCACATTTCACAATTGGTGATCCTGGTTATCCAGTTGCTAGTAATTTTCCTAGCATAGCACCTGCAATTCCTTACCCAACTGGACCTGTTTCAATGCCCATGCCAGTGCCATCAGGTTTACCACATTATAGACCATATTaa
- the LOC143346195 gene encoding uncharacterized protein LOC143346195, whose amino-acid sequence MNDVKEVMSDIYNTLVQIRYPKITTAAVENVETILSGKNRISLLSWVLAEKSPEIAVTLQNLGDTALKEKLLQYYSGIGICTDKELLMGNCTLTEQLPTLKLLLEFIKCMYIDSSDTEDNEEKCIDDIIQAYIIDDSDESISDIDESQQDYSESLQYFHDLKEYVANHQDSNSDYESKKEQTLTNNEEQIMVQENEKESNENDTDLLFNEKTENFLEAFSIIETYPKPKEKKEENEVNTMDADIRDICSNFSIVTQFLQAKDGICNASIPKELNKINTPVNEIFKDAVINTTDAVKMYINDQ is encoded by the exons ATGAACGATGTAAAAGAAGTTATGTCCGATATCTATAACACTTTAGTACAAATACGTTATCCTAAAATTACGACGGCTGCAGTAGAAAATGTAGAAACAATTCTCAGTGGAAAAAATCGTATTTCCTTATTGTCTTGGGTGCTAGCTGAAAAATCTCCCGAAATAGCAGTTACATTACAAAACTTAGGAGACACTGCTTTAAAAG aaaagTTATTGCAGTATTATTCTGgaattgggatttgcactgacaaGGAATTATTAATG GGAAATTGTACATTAACAGAACAACTTCctactttaaaattattattagagtTTATAAAGTGTATGTATATTGATTCATCTGATACTGAGGATAATGAAGAGAAGTGCATTGATGATATAATACAG GCTTATATTATTGATGATTCAGATGAAAGTATATCTGATATTGATGAAAGTCAACAAGATTATTCTGAATCTCTGCAGTACTTTCACGATTTAAAAGAATATGTTGCTAATCACCAAGATTCAAATTCTGATTATGAATCTAAAAAGGAACAAACTTTAACAAATAATGAAGAACAAATAATg GTACaagaaaacgaaaaagaaaGTAACGAAAATGATACagatttattatttaatgaaaaaacAGAAAATTTCTTAGAAGCTTTTTCAATTATTGAGACATACCCAAAGcctaaagaaaaaaaggaagaaaatgAAGTAAATACTATGGATGCTGATATTAGAGATATATGTTCAAACTTCAGTATTGTAACACAg tttttgcAAGCAAAAGATGGAATATGCAATGCATCTATACCAaaggaattaaataaaattaacacaCCAGTAAACGAAATTTTTAAAGATGCTGTTATTAATACCACAGATGCtgtaaaaatgtatataaatgATCAATAA
- the Rps23 gene encoding ribosomal protein S23 produces the protein MGKPRGLRTARKHVNHRRDQRWNDKDYKKAHLGTRWKANPFGGASHAKGIVLEKVGVEAKQPNSAIRKCVRVQLIKNGKKITAFVPRDGCLNNIEENDEVLVAGFGRKGHAVGDIPGVRFKVVKVANVSLLALYKEKKERPRS, from the exons ATGG GTAAGCCTCGTGGTCTTCGTACGGCACGTAAACACGTAAATCACAGACGTGATCAACGATGGAATGACAAGGATTACAAGAAAGCTCATTTGGGAACAAGATGGAAGGCTAATCCGTTTGGCGGTGCTTCCCATGCCAAGGGCATTGTTTTAGAAAAAGT ggGCGTAGAAGCTAAGCAGCCAAATTCTGCTATTCGTAAATGCGTAAGAGTACAACTTATTAAAAATGGTAAAAAAATTACAGCCTTTGTACCTAGGGATGGTTGTTTGAACAATATTGAAGAGAATGACGAAGTTTTAGTGGCAGGTTTTGGTCGTAAAGGTCATGCTGTTGGTGACATTCCAGGAGTCCGATTCAAAGTAGTAAAAGTTGCTAATGTTTCTTTACTTGCACTTTACAAAGAGAAGAAAGAACGACCCAGATCGTAA